The following are encoded together in the Salvelinus alpinus chromosome 37, SLU_Salpinus.1, whole genome shotgun sequence genome:
- the LOC139566018 gene encoding NADH-cytochrome b5 reductase 3-like — protein MLSYIIGLIRSSIDNIINLILSLFLSKKKPAITLEDPNIKYALKLIDKEIISHDTRKFRFALREKDHVLGLPIGQHIYLSAKPDGVLVVRPYTPVSSDDDVGFVDLVVKIYYKNVNPKFPEGGKMSQYLESLRIGDTIDFRGPSGLLVYQGNGAFAIKAEKKSEPVIKTSKKVGMIAGGTGITPMLQIITAIMKDPQDQTVCHLLFANQTEKDILLRPELEEIAANHPTRFKLWFTLDRAPEKWAYSHGFISEDMVRDHLPPPGDDTLILLCGPPPMIQFACNPNLDKVGHASSRRFTF, from the exons ATGCTCTCTTACATCATTGGG CTCATTCGGAGCAGTATCGACAACATCATCAACCTCATCCTGAGCCTCTTCCTCTCAAAGAAGAAACCTGCCATCACCCTAGAGGACCCCAACATCAAATATGCATTAAAGCTGATAGATAAAGAG ATCATCAGTCATGACACAAGGAAATTCCGTTTTGCCCTGCGGGAGAAGGATCATGTCCTTGGGCTACCCATTG GGCAACACATATACCTGTCTGCAAAGCCGGATGGAGTCCTGGTGGTCAGACCGTACACACCTGTGTCTAGTGATGACGACGTAGGCTTCGTAGACCTGGTAGTCAAG ATTTACTACAAGAACGTTAATCCAAAGTTTCCTGAAGGTGGGAAGATGAGTCAGTACTTGGAGAGCCTCCGGATTGGTGACACTATTGATTTCAGAGGGCCCAGCGGCCTGCTGGTCTACCAAGGAAACG GGGCTTTTGCCATCAAGGCAGAAAAAAAGTCAGAGCCTGTGATCAAAACTTCCAAGAAAGTGGGCATGATCGCAGGAGGGACCG GAATCACTCCCATGCTGCAGATCATCACAGCTATAATGAAGGATCCCCAGGACCAGACTGTGTGTCACCTGCTCTTCGCCAACCAG ACTGAGAAAGACATCTTGCTTCGACCGGAGTTGGAGGAGATCGCAGCTAATCACCCAACCCGATTCAAGCTATGGTTCACCCTGGACAGGGCGCCTGAGA AGTGGGCGTACAGCCACGGCTTCATCAGTGAAGACATGGTGAGAGACCACCTTCCACCCCCTGGAGATGACACTCTCATCCTCCTGTGTGGACCGCCTCCCATGATCCAGTTTGCCTGTAACCCCAACCTAGACAAAGTGGGCCACGCCAGCAGCCGGAGGTTCACCTTTTAG